The Henckelia pumila isolate YLH828 chromosome 2, ASM3356847v2, whole genome shotgun sequence genome includes a window with the following:
- the LOC140880061 gene encoding boron transporter 1-like → MEETFVPLRGIKNDLKGRLLCYKQDWTGGLRAGIRILAPTTYIFFASAIPVISFGEQLERNTDGTLTAVQTLASTSLCGVIHSLIGGQPLLILGVAEPTVLMYTFMFNFAKDRKDLGQKLFLAWTGWVCVWTALLLFLLAILGACSLINRFTRVAGELFGLLIAMLFMQQAIRGAVEEFGIPQRENANETALSSSWRFGNGMFALVLSFGLLLTALRSRKARSWRYGAGWLRGFIADYGVPLMVLVWTAVSYIPVNDVPRGIPRRLFSPNPWSAGAYSNWTVIKDMMNVPIIYIIGAFIPATMIAVLYYFDHSVASQLSQQKEFNLKKPSSYHYDLLLLGFLVILCGLIGIPPSNGVIPQSPMHTKSLATLKHQLLRNKLSSTAKKSIQRNANLSQLYQSMKEAYNEMQTPLVFQTPPALGLKELKDSTIQQASTSGYMDAPVDESVFDVDKDIDDLLPMEVKEQRLSNLLQSLLSGACVAAMPLLKKIPTSVLWGYFAFMAIESLPGNQFWERILLLFTAPSRRYKVLEEYHATFVETVPFKTIAIFTLFQTVYLLLCFGLTWIPIAGVLFPLLIMLLVPVRQYVLPKFFKGAHLTDLDAAEYEEAPAITYNLSFEDQGTHGRSPNIDSAEILDEIITRSRGEIRHAHSPKITSSTLSPREEMRSVYSPRLSQMASPRLTEVRTERSPRSSGKGPEIKQTPSPRPSPLGKSSHDPSPT, encoded by the exons ATGGAGGAAACGTTTGTTCCATTACGAGGAATTAAAAATGACCTTAAAGGAAGGCTTCTCTGCTATAAACAAGATTGGACTGGGGGATTGCGTGCCGGTATCAG GATTTTGGCTCCAACAACATATATATTCTTTGCATCAGCAATTCCAGTTATATCTTTTGGGGAGCAACTAGAAAGAAACACCG ATGGAACCTTGACTGCAGTGCAAACACTTGCATCAACATCACTTTGTGGTGTGATTCACTCACTTATTGGAGGACAACCACTGCTTATACTTGGTGTAGCTGAGCCAACAGTTTTGATGTACACTTTCATGTTCAATTTCGCCAAAGATCGCAAAGATTTGGGGCAGAAGCTTTTTCTAGCTTGGACGGGATG GGTCTGCGTGTGGACAGCACTTTTGCTTTTCTTGCTGGCCATCTTGGGGGCATGCTCACTGATCAATCGATTTACTCGAGTGGCTGGTGAATTATTTGGCCTTTTAATTGCAATGCTTTTCATGCAGCAGGCGATTCGT GGAGCTGTGGAAGAATTTGGCATTCCTCAAAGAGAAAATGCAAATGAAACTGCACTGTCATCATCCTGGCGCTTCGGAAATGGAATGTTTGCACTGGTACTGTCCTTTGGCCTTCTTCTAACTGCGCTGAGGAGCCGTAAAGCTAGGTCCTGGCGATATGGAGCAG GATGGCTGCGAGGATTTATTGCAGACTATGGTGTCCCATTGATGGTGCTTGTGTGGACTGCTGTATCGTATATACCAGTGAATGATGTTCCAAGAGGAATACCACGCCGCCTTTTTAGCCCAAATCCATGGTCTGCTGGTGCTTACTCAAATTGGACGGTCATAAAG GATATGATGAATGTTCCTATAATTTATATTATCGGAGCATTTATTCCAGCCACAATGATCGCTGTACTTTACTACTTCGATCACAGTGTCGCATCTCAGCTTTCCCAACAAAAGGAGTTCAATCTAAAGAAACCTTCCTCTTATCACTATGATCTTCTTCTATTGGGATTTTTG GTCATATTGTGTGGTCTTATTGGCATTCCTCCCTCCAATGGCGTTATTCCACAATCACCAATGCATACCAAAAGTTTGGCCACTCTGAAGCATCAG CTTCTGCGGAACAAGCTGTCTTCAACGGCTAAAAAAAGCATTCAGAGAAACGCAAATTTGTCTCAGCTGTATCAGAGCATGAAAGAAGCTTACAATGAAATGCAAACACCTCTTGTTTTTCAGACTCCACCTGCTCTG ggactgaaagagttgaaagattcAACAATCCAACAAGCCTCTACAAGTGGTTACATGGACGCCCCTGTAGACGAATCAGTTTTCGACGTGGATAAGGATATTGATGATCTTTTACCCATGGAAGTTAAAGAACAACGCCTAAGCAATCTACTTCAATCATTGTTATCTGGAGCTTGTGTTGCTGCCATGCCCCTTCTAAAAAAGATTCCAACTTCAGTCCTTTGGGGTTACTTCGCCTTCATGGCTATCGAAAGCTTGCCTGGAAATCAATTCTGGGAGAGAATATTACTGCTCTTTACTGCTCCTAGTCGACGATACAA GGTGTTGGAAGAGTATCATGCGACCTTCGTGGAGACAGTACCGTTTAAAACAATAGCCATTTTCACCTTGTTCCAGACAGTTTACTTGCTGCTTTGCTTTGGATTGACTTGGATCCCAATTGCTGGTGTCCTTTTCCCCCTGTTGATTATGCTCCTCGTCCCCGTACGACAGTATGTTCTTCCCAAGTTTTTCAAAGGAGCTCATTTAACGGATCTAGATGCTGCAGAGTATGAAGAAGCGCCTGCCATAACTTATAACTTATCCTTTGAA GATCAAGGCACACATGGACGATCCCCGAATATCGATAGTGCAGAGATACTAGATGAAATTATCACAAGAAGTCGTGGTGAGATACGGCATGCTCATAGCCCGAAAATTACGAGTTCCACCCTATCACCCCGTGAGGAGATGAGATCGGTTTACAGCCCACGTTTATCTCAGATGGCTTCGCCTCGGCTGACTGAAGTAAGAACCGAAAGAAGTCCAAGATCAAGTGGAAAAGGACCCGAAATAAAGCAGACTCCGAGTCCACGTCCATCCCCACTCGGTAAAAGCAGTCACGATCCATCTCCGACCTGA